From Chiroxiphia lanceolata isolate bChiLan1 chromosome 11, bChiLan1.pri, whole genome shotgun sequence, the proteins below share one genomic window:
- the DCP1A gene encoding mRNA-decapping enzyme 1A isoform X2: MEAAGRAGQEMSLAALRQHDPFITGIADVTGQVALYSFSPKDNEWEKTDIEGTLFVYRRSASPYHGFTIVNRLNMHNLVEPVNKDLEFQLHEPFLLYRNASLSIYSIWFYDKNDCHRIAKLMAKVVEQEAQRSQQVSQDRKSPSRTNGCNENRPIDILEMLSKAKDEYERNQISDLSIVSRCGMQQNSDPPKPESTEPSEQKPSLQVQEQPFQSRQKHLTLEELFGTSVQKEQPTAPYPNAERMEKLQTDASAREQHSLLLPFSFDQSPVMQQSRGKSESPGVKTSANQQDCLTPMLMPPASVSQPDIKNVSSYSVRLSPVLNSASTMEAAPAQMLPGLKQSNSIMQVMQQAAKPISPLVNQPPSEGNHAPQNLMAGQSQLIAPLTTTNTGTVSNPSHTSVDLLQKLRLTPQHDQMQQQSLTKTSLTPNISASVGQLATPESFKESHTKPSALNSKIISPLQTVQQNKEPEVFPQPKTLSKVAPPQFVTATTTVTPSVLLSPSVFQQSATKATEVENKVSSSSPLTLGTTEVQTTPPTVLSRSQLQEALIHLIKNDSHFLSTIHEVYLQVLTKSTDNIKL; encoded by the exons GTCAGCTTCTCCTTATCATGGTTTTACGATAGTGAATCGACTGAACATGCACAACCTGGTTGAGCCAGTAAATAAAGATTTGGAGTTTCAGCTCCAtgaaccttttcttctctacaGAAATGCCAGCT tGTCAATTTACAGTATTTGGTTTTACGACAAGAATGACTGTCATCGAATAGCAAAACTCATGGCTAA AGTGGTTGAACAAGAAGCTCAGAGATCACAGCAAGTTTCCCAGGACAGAAAAAGTCCCAGCAGAACCAACGGCTGCAATGAAAACAGGCCCATTGACATCCTGGAAATGCTCAGTAAAGCCAAGGATGAATATGAACGA AATCAGATCAGTGACTTAAGTATTGTATCACGTTGTGGAATGCAACAAAATTCAGATCCTCCAAAGCCAGAAAGCACAGAGCCTTCAGAACAAAAGCCTTCATTACAAGTGCAAGAGCAG CCATTTCAGTCAAGGCAGAAGCATCTGACTTTGGAGGAACTGTTTGGAACCTCTGTACAAAAGGAACAGCCCACTGCTCCCTATCCCAATGCAGAGAGAATGGAGAAGCTGCAGACAGATGCATctgccagagagcagcacagtttgcttttgcctttttcctttgaCCAGTCACCAGTAATGCAACAATCCCGAGGGAAATCAGAAAGTCCAGGCGTTAAAACCAGTGCCAATCAGCAGGACTGTTTAACACCTATGCTAATGCCTCCAGCTTCGGTTTCCCAGCCTgatataaaaaatgtttcaagcTATTCAGTTCGTTTAAGCCCTGTTCTTAATTCAGCCTCGACAATGGAAGCTGCCCCTGCTCAGATGCTTCCTGGCCTAAAACAAAGCAACAGTATAATGCAAGTTATGCAGCAAGCTGCCAAGCCCATATCCCCACTGGTGAATCAGCCGCCGTCTGAGGGGAACCACGCTCCACAAAACCTAATGGCTGGCCAAAGCCAGCTCATAGCACCCTTGACAACAACCAACACGGGAACTGTCTCAAATCCATCTCATACAAGCGTTGATCTTCTCCAGAAACTCAGGTTGACCCCACAGCATGACCAAATGCAACAGCAGTCTCTCACTAAAACGTCCTTAACACCGAACATCTCTGCCTCGGTTGGCCAACTTGCAACACCAGAGAGCTTCAAAGAATCTCACACTAAGCCATCAGCCTTGAACAGCAAGATAATCTCTCCCCTTCAG actgtacaacaaaacaaagaaccAGAAGTGTTTCCGCAGCCGAAGACTTTGTCTAAG GTCGCACCTCCACAGTTTGTTACAGCCACGACAACAGTAACACCTTCAGTCCTCTTGTCTCCCAGTGTGTTTCAGCAATCAGCTACAAAGGCTACTGAAGTGGAGAATAAAGTCAGTTCTTCTTCTCCTTTAACACTTGGAACAACAGAAGTTCAAACTACACCTCCTACTGTTCTCAGTAGGTCTCAGCTGCAAGAAGCACTGATACATCTAATAAAG aatgaTTCCCATTTTCTCAGCACTATCCATGAAGTCTACTTGCAAGTCCTAACCAAGAGTACAGACAACATTAAGCTATAA
- the DCP1A gene encoding mRNA-decapping enzyme 1A isoform X3, which produces MHNLVEPVNKDLEFQLHEPFLLYRNASLSIYSIWFYDKNDCHRIAKLMAKVVEQEAQRSQQVSQDRKSPSRTNGCNENRPIDILEMLSKAKDEYERNQISDLSIVSRCGMQQNSDPPKPESTEPSEQKPSLQVQEQPFQSRQKHLTLEELFGTSVQKEQPTAPYPNAERMEKLQTDASAREQHSLLLPFSFDQSPVMQQSRGKSESPGVKTSANQQDCLTPMLMPPASVSQPDIKNVSSYSVRLSPVLNSASTMEAAPAQMLPGLKQSNSIMQVMQQAAKPISPLVNQPPSEGNHAPQNLMAGQSQLIAPLTTTNTGTVSNPSHTSVDLLQKLRLTPQHDQMQQQSLTKTSLTPNISASVGQLATPESFKESHTKPSALNSKIISPLQTVQQNKEPEVFPQPKTLSKASQVAPPQFVTATTTVTPSVLLSPSVFQQSATKATEVENKVSSSSPLTLGTTEVQTTPPTVLSRSQLQEALIHLIKNDSHFLSTIHEVYLQVLTKSTDNIKL; this is translated from the exons ATGCACAACCTGGTTGAGCCAGTAAATAAAGATTTGGAGTTTCAGCTCCAtgaaccttttcttctctacaGAAATGCCAGCT tGTCAATTTACAGTATTTGGTTTTACGACAAGAATGACTGTCATCGAATAGCAAAACTCATGGCTAA AGTGGTTGAACAAGAAGCTCAGAGATCACAGCAAGTTTCCCAGGACAGAAAAAGTCCCAGCAGAACCAACGGCTGCAATGAAAACAGGCCCATTGACATCCTGGAAATGCTCAGTAAAGCCAAGGATGAATATGAACGA AATCAGATCAGTGACTTAAGTATTGTATCACGTTGTGGAATGCAACAAAATTCAGATCCTCCAAAGCCAGAAAGCACAGAGCCTTCAGAACAAAAGCCTTCATTACAAGTGCAAGAGCAG CCATTTCAGTCAAGGCAGAAGCATCTGACTTTGGAGGAACTGTTTGGAACCTCTGTACAAAAGGAACAGCCCACTGCTCCCTATCCCAATGCAGAGAGAATGGAGAAGCTGCAGACAGATGCATctgccagagagcagcacagtttgcttttgcctttttcctttgaCCAGTCACCAGTAATGCAACAATCCCGAGGGAAATCAGAAAGTCCAGGCGTTAAAACCAGTGCCAATCAGCAGGACTGTTTAACACCTATGCTAATGCCTCCAGCTTCGGTTTCCCAGCCTgatataaaaaatgtttcaagcTATTCAGTTCGTTTAAGCCCTGTTCTTAATTCAGCCTCGACAATGGAAGCTGCCCCTGCTCAGATGCTTCCTGGCCTAAAACAAAGCAACAGTATAATGCAAGTTATGCAGCAAGCTGCCAAGCCCATATCCCCACTGGTGAATCAGCCGCCGTCTGAGGGGAACCACGCTCCACAAAACCTAATGGCTGGCCAAAGCCAGCTCATAGCACCCTTGACAACAACCAACACGGGAACTGTCTCAAATCCATCTCATACAAGCGTTGATCTTCTCCAGAAACTCAGGTTGACCCCACAGCATGACCAAATGCAACAGCAGTCTCTCACTAAAACGTCCTTAACACCGAACATCTCTGCCTCGGTTGGCCAACTTGCAACACCAGAGAGCTTCAAAGAATCTCACACTAAGCCATCAGCCTTGAACAGCAAGATAATCTCTCCCCTTCAG actgtacaacaaaacaaagaaccAGAAGTGTTTCCGCAGCCGAAGACTTTGTCTAAGGCAAGTCAA GTCGCACCTCCACAGTTTGTTACAGCCACGACAACAGTAACACCTTCAGTCCTCTTGTCTCCCAGTGTGTTTCAGCAATCAGCTACAAAGGCTACTGAAGTGGAGAATAAAGTCAGTTCTTCTTCTCCTTTAACACTTGGAACAACAGAAGTTCAAACTACACCTCCTACTGTTCTCAGTAGGTCTCAGCTGCAAGAAGCACTGATACATCTAATAAAG aatgaTTCCCATTTTCTCAGCACTATCCATGAAGTCTACTTGCAAGTCCTAACCAAGAGTACAGACAACATTAAGCTATAA
- the DCP1A gene encoding mRNA-decapping enzyme 1A isoform X1 — protein sequence MEAAGRAGQEMSLAALRQHDPFITGIADVTGQVALYSFSPKDNEWEKTDIEGTLFVYRRSASPYHGFTIVNRLNMHNLVEPVNKDLEFQLHEPFLLYRNASLSIYSIWFYDKNDCHRIAKLMAKVVEQEAQRSQQVSQDRKSPSRTNGCNENRPIDILEMLSKAKDEYERNQISDLSIVSRCGMQQNSDPPKPESTEPSEQKPSLQVQEQPFQSRQKHLTLEELFGTSVQKEQPTAPYPNAERMEKLQTDASAREQHSLLLPFSFDQSPVMQQSRGKSESPGVKTSANQQDCLTPMLMPPASVSQPDIKNVSSYSVRLSPVLNSASTMEAAPAQMLPGLKQSNSIMQVMQQAAKPISPLVNQPPSEGNHAPQNLMAGQSQLIAPLTTTNTGTVSNPSHTSVDLLQKLRLTPQHDQMQQQSLTKTSLTPNISASVGQLATPESFKESHTKPSALNSKIISPLQTVQQNKEPEVFPQPKTLSKASQVAPPQFVTATTTVTPSVLLSPSVFQQSATKATEVENKVSSSSPLTLGTTEVQTTPPTVLSRSQLQEALIHLIKNDSHFLSTIHEVYLQVLTKSTDNIKL from the exons GTCAGCTTCTCCTTATCATGGTTTTACGATAGTGAATCGACTGAACATGCACAACCTGGTTGAGCCAGTAAATAAAGATTTGGAGTTTCAGCTCCAtgaaccttttcttctctacaGAAATGCCAGCT tGTCAATTTACAGTATTTGGTTTTACGACAAGAATGACTGTCATCGAATAGCAAAACTCATGGCTAA AGTGGTTGAACAAGAAGCTCAGAGATCACAGCAAGTTTCCCAGGACAGAAAAAGTCCCAGCAGAACCAACGGCTGCAATGAAAACAGGCCCATTGACATCCTGGAAATGCTCAGTAAAGCCAAGGATGAATATGAACGA AATCAGATCAGTGACTTAAGTATTGTATCACGTTGTGGAATGCAACAAAATTCAGATCCTCCAAAGCCAGAAAGCACAGAGCCTTCAGAACAAAAGCCTTCATTACAAGTGCAAGAGCAG CCATTTCAGTCAAGGCAGAAGCATCTGACTTTGGAGGAACTGTTTGGAACCTCTGTACAAAAGGAACAGCCCACTGCTCCCTATCCCAATGCAGAGAGAATGGAGAAGCTGCAGACAGATGCATctgccagagagcagcacagtttgcttttgcctttttcctttgaCCAGTCACCAGTAATGCAACAATCCCGAGGGAAATCAGAAAGTCCAGGCGTTAAAACCAGTGCCAATCAGCAGGACTGTTTAACACCTATGCTAATGCCTCCAGCTTCGGTTTCCCAGCCTgatataaaaaatgtttcaagcTATTCAGTTCGTTTAAGCCCTGTTCTTAATTCAGCCTCGACAATGGAAGCTGCCCCTGCTCAGATGCTTCCTGGCCTAAAACAAAGCAACAGTATAATGCAAGTTATGCAGCAAGCTGCCAAGCCCATATCCCCACTGGTGAATCAGCCGCCGTCTGAGGGGAACCACGCTCCACAAAACCTAATGGCTGGCCAAAGCCAGCTCATAGCACCCTTGACAACAACCAACACGGGAACTGTCTCAAATCCATCTCATACAAGCGTTGATCTTCTCCAGAAACTCAGGTTGACCCCACAGCATGACCAAATGCAACAGCAGTCTCTCACTAAAACGTCCTTAACACCGAACATCTCTGCCTCGGTTGGCCAACTTGCAACACCAGAGAGCTTCAAAGAATCTCACACTAAGCCATCAGCCTTGAACAGCAAGATAATCTCTCCCCTTCAG actgtacaacaaaacaaagaaccAGAAGTGTTTCCGCAGCCGAAGACTTTGTCTAAGGCAAGTCAA GTCGCACCTCCACAGTTTGTTACAGCCACGACAACAGTAACACCTTCAGTCCTCTTGTCTCCCAGTGTGTTTCAGCAATCAGCTACAAAGGCTACTGAAGTGGAGAATAAAGTCAGTTCTTCTTCTCCTTTAACACTTGGAACAACAGAAGTTCAAACTACACCTCCTACTGTTCTCAGTAGGTCTCAGCTGCAAGAAGCACTGATACATCTAATAAAG aatgaTTCCCATTTTCTCAGCACTATCCATGAAGTCTACTTGCAAGTCCTAACCAAGAGTACAGACAACATTAAGCTATAA